The following nucleotide sequence is from Mesobacillus jeotgali.
ATCATCCATATAGACATTTGCCCGGCCTGCGATAGGAGTTCGCATTTCCTCCTCATTTGGAGGGACCTTTTTCAATCTATATTCTACTTTGACCAGGTCCTCTTCTTCTGTAGTGAGCGGGTATACAAATGAATGGTTCAGATAAACTTTATTTTTATAATCCGATTCCTTTATCCCTTTCACTTTACCTTTAGATAGAATTTCGACGATGTCGTAATTCGAAAAGGCCGTTTCAAACATCTGGATGTGATCATTCCAATCATCAGGCGCATTGAGAGTGACTGCGATTAACTCAAAATCATCTTTTTGCGCAGTTGAGACCAAAGTTCTTTTCGCCCGTTTTGTATAACCGGTCTTTCCACCGGTGCTATATTTATACTTTTCTGTCAGAAGCCTATTTTTATTTTTCCAAACCCTGTCCCAGGTTTCAGTAGGATTGGGAGCCCTGTGTATTTTTGTTCCGGATATCTTCTCGTAAACTTCATTTTCCATCGCATAGCGGGTCAAAAGAGCCATGTCATACGCTGTGGAAACATGGTCTTCATGATCATCCAATCCGTGGGGGTTGGCAAAGTGCGTATTTTCCATGCCTATTTGCTGTGCTTTTTCGTTCATCAAGTATACAAATCCATCCAGACTGCCTCCAACATGTTCCGCGATGGCTACGGCAGCATCATTTCCCGATCTCAGCATCAAACCATACACCAAGTCCTCTAACCTAATCTTTTCTCCCGGCTTTAAGTAAATGGAAGATCCTTCGGCCCGGACTGCCTTCTCACTCACCTTCACCTTTTCATCCAATTTACCAGATTCTATCGCAAGGATGGCCGTCATGATTTTAGTGATACTGGCAATCCTGCTTACTCTGTGCGCATCTTTCTCGTATAACACCCTGCCAGATTCCTGTTCTATCAAAATAGCGCTTCGGGCACTTACCGACACAGAAGCCTGCGCTGTTTGAGGAATGCTGTAGATCAACAGAGTGGCAATTAACAATAATTTCATCCAAATCCTTTTCATTGACAGACCCTCGTCTCCTTTGGCAGTTTGTACAAGTTTATGCAGGACAAGGAGTGTTATGACACAAATTGGAGGACGAGAACAGCGGCGGTTCGAATATTTTTCCTGAATGGAGCAAGCCGGACAGCCAATTTTCAAATAAAAAGGGAACAGCCAGTTAAATAGCTGTTCCCGGGTAATCATTATCTTGATTGAAGCATTTTTGTCCGATAATCTGTTTCGTAATATTCAAGCTCTTCGCGGGCTCTCTGAAAACCACTTTCAAGACTGACCATCAGTTCGTTCAGCTCAGCCGGCACTTGCTGCCTGAACTTTATTGCATTTTTTCCAGTATAAGCGGCTCTGCTGTCCTCATACCATGCATCGTTTTTAGGAGAGAAGAACTCTTCGATGCACTGATAGTAGATTCGGTAGAGCGTCTTCTCAGCTGCCGGCTTTGAGAAGACTTCTGCCTGCAGAATCACCCTGCACGCATCCAGGCCTTCATCACAGTATACAGCCAACTTTCGAAGGCTTGAAAGAATCGTTTTAAAGTATTCTTCATCTGATGGCTGCCCTTGTTTTAGTTTTTCAAGGGTTGTTTCATTCAGGTAGTTCTCCAGCTTCTCTACGGTATCCGCCAGAAATCCCCTTACTTCCTCGATTTGTGTTTTTACGATTGTATTTCCCAAATTGACACCCCCACTGGATTTTAACCATTTCACCTTCGACGTTGCTTCTTTGCGACGGACTCTCATGATCGATTCAATTATGGAATCGGGTATCTTTAAAGTGAATTCCCGCGACCGCGAATCTTAAGAGTCTGAAGGTAAAGATAACAAAGTTTACGAAACTATACCGGCTGGATAATATAATCCAAGGGAGAGCGCACTTCAAAGCTGCCTTTTTGCTCGATGCCTTCGTATATCCCAGGTATCTTGCTGTAATCCAGTCCTTTGAAAATATCCGCGAACTCTCTCTGTTCATTTATATATACCCTTTTACGATGGCGATATCCCGGATTTTTCAATAAGGCAGCTAAAGCCACCAAATCCCTCATATATACTTCCTTGCTTCCGGTGTTGAAGATTGGATCCTGTTCAAATGGAGTAACACTTCCAGCCAACTCATCAAAATACCTCACATAAAGGACATGCAGGGTTTTCTCCTTGCCATCTTCCACAAATGTCACTTCGCTTCGGTTGAAAAAATCCTCCGAGGTGTTTGATTTTTCTTTTTCAAGTTCATAACCAATACATTGCTTTATAAGCATGGTATTCCTCCCGTTGGACATTCATTCTTAAAAACCTTATGTAGAAAGAAATGCTTTGCAGATGAAGCCAGAAGCCCAGCATTCGTCTATTAAGCATTTCCAGAATAATTATTTAGATTTTATCATAAATTCTAAACTTTGTGCACAAAAGCTATTAATCTGCTTCCATTGTTTCCTGGAATTTCTCAAAGAATAAATCCGCGTCATCCTGCAATTCGTCATCCTCAATATGATCAGGAAGCGGAGGCAGTTCACTTATATTTTTCAATCCGAAATAATCGAGAAATTCTTTAGTTGTTCCATATAAAATGGCTCGTCCCGTTCCTTCTGCTCTTCCAACTTCTTTAATCAAAGCCCTTGAAGATAGAGTATGGAGAGGTCTTTCCGTTTTTACCCCGCGGATTTCCTCAATTTCAGCCCTTGTAATTGGCTGCTTATAAGCTACAATCGCCAATGTTTCAAGTGCTGCTTGTGACAAGTGCGCGGTTCCTGGAGATTCCACAAGCTTTTTTAAGTAATCGGCATGATCTTTTTTCGTGGCCAGCTGGTATACTCCAGCCAGCTGGACGATTGTTATTCCGCGGTTTTCGTCTTTTTCGTAATCCTGCTGAAGTTCGGTAACAATTTCATTGGCTTGGATTTCATCCACTTCGAGCACAGCTGTAATTTGCTTCAGGCTCAATCCTTCATCACCTGCGGCAAACAGGAGGCTCTCCAATATTCCTTTCCACTTCACTATTCCCACGCCCCTACTCCTTTCTGGCTGTCATATAAATATCTGCAAAGTTCTGCTCTTGTTCTATGTCGATTTCTTTCCGTTTAATCAATTCTAAAATCGCCAGAAAGGTAACGACAATATGCTCTCGGTCAGATTCGGGAAACAAGTCATAGAACTTTTTCCTTTCACCGCTTTCTTTCAGGAAACTGAGAACCTCGTCCATCCTTTTTTCGATGGAAATTTCCTGACGGGCAATTTTGGTTGAGATTGGCCTTTGCAGCTTTTTCCTTCTCAGAAGCTTTTGAAATGCACCAAGCATGTCATACAACGAGACATTCAGG
It contains:
- a CDS encoding YpuI family protein, whose protein sequence is MGNTIVKTQIEEVRGFLADTVEKLENYLNETTLEKLKQGQPSDEEYFKTILSSLRKLAVYCDEGLDACRVILQAEVFSKPAAEKTLYRIYYQCIEEFFSPKNDAWYEDSRAAYTGKNAIKFRQQVPAELNELMVSLESGFQRAREELEYYETDYRTKMLQSR
- a CDS encoding D-alanyl-D-alanine carboxypeptidase family protein gives rise to the protein MKRIWMKLLLIATLLIYSIPQTAQASVSVSARSAILIEQESGRVLYEKDAHRVSRIASITKIMTAILAIESGKLDEKVKVSEKAVRAEGSSIYLKPGEKIRLEDLVYGLMLRSGNDAAVAIAEHVGGSLDGFVYLMNEKAQQIGMENTHFANPHGLDDHEDHVSTAYDMALLTRYAMENEVYEKISGTKIHRAPNPTETWDRVWKNKNRLLTEKYKYSTGGKTGYTKRAKRTLVSTAQKDDFELIAVTLNAPDDWNDHIQMFETAFSNYDIVEILSKGKVKGIKESDYKNKVYLNHSFVYPLTTEEEDLVKVEYRLKKVPPNEEEMRTPIAGRANVYMDDKQIASLPVYYQVEEKEKNSFFDLFKNIFTSIAGVQDHG
- the scpB gene encoding SMC-Scp complex subunit ScpB → MGIVKWKGILESLLFAAGDEGLSLKQITAVLEVDEIQANEIVTELQQDYEKDENRGITIVQLAGVYQLATKKDHADYLKKLVESPGTAHLSQAALETLAIVAYKQPITRAEIEEIRGVKTERPLHTLSSRALIKEVGRAEGTGRAILYGTTKEFLDYFGLKNISELPPLPDHIEDDELQDDADLFFEKFQETMEAD